A genomic window from Flavobacterium hankyongi includes:
- a CDS encoding dihydrofolate reductase: MITVIAAAGENNELGKNNDLLWHLPDDFKRFKSHTTGHYIIMGRKTFESFPKPLPNRTHIIITRSKDYKAPEGCIAVNNLEKAIEVCPKNETIFIIGGGEIYKQSISIADCIELTRVHENFDADTFFPEINSSEWKLLSSEFHDKDEKHKHTFSFETYQKIKK; encoded by the coding sequence ATGATTACAGTAATAGCGGCAGCTGGTGAAAATAATGAACTTGGCAAAAACAATGATTTACTTTGGCATTTACCCGATGACTTTAAAAGATTTAAATCACACACAACAGGTCATTACATAATAATGGGACGAAAAACATTTGAATCGTTCCCAAAACCTCTTCCCAACAGAACACATATAATCATTACTCGTAGTAAAGATTACAAAGCTCCTGAAGGATGCATAGCTGTAAACAATCTAGAGAAAGCAATTGAAGTATGTCCTAAAAATGAAACTATTTTCATCATAGGTGGAGGAGAAATTTACAAGCAAAGTATCTCTATTGCAGATTGTATTGAACTTACGCGTGTACATGAAAATTTTGACGCAGATACTTTTTTCCCAGAAATAAATTCTTCAGAATGGAAATTATTGTCTTCAGAGTTTCACGACAAAGATGAAAAGCACAAACATACCTTCTCTTTTGAAACGTATCAAAAAATAAAAAAATAG
- a CDS encoding thymidylate synthase, translated as MKQYLDLVKHVLENGNQKGDRTGTGTKSVFGYQMRFDLSEGFPMVTTKKLHLKSIIHELLWFLKGETNIAYLKENGVRIWDDWADENGDLGPVYGHQWRNWNSEEIDQIAELIETLKTNPNSRRMLVSAWNPSVLPDTSKSFAENVSNGKAALPPCHAFFQFYVADGKLSCQLYQRSADIFLGVPFNIASYALFTLMIAQVCDLQPGEFIHTFGDAHIYNNHFEQLELQLSREPRPLPKMILNPEVKNIFEFTFEDFTLVDYDPHPHIKGIVAV; from the coding sequence ATGAAGCAGTATTTAGATTTAGTTAAGCACGTTTTAGAAAACGGTAATCAAAAAGGAGACAGAACAGGAACGGGAACCAAAAGTGTTTTTGGTTATCAAATGCGTTTTGATTTAAGTGAAGGTTTCCCCATGGTAACCACAAAAAAACTGCATCTTAAATCTATTATTCATGAGTTGTTATGGTTCTTGAAAGGAGAAACCAATATTGCTTATTTAAAAGAAAATGGCGTACGCATTTGGGATGATTGGGCAGATGAAAATGGAGATTTAGGACCTGTTTACGGCCATCAATGGCGCAACTGGAACAGTGAAGAAATAGATCAAATCGCAGAATTGATTGAAACACTAAAAACAAATCCAAATAGTCGCAGAATGTTAGTTTCGGCTTGGAATCCTTCAGTTTTACCAGATACTTCTAAATCATTTGCGGAGAACGTTTCAAACGGGAAAGCTGCTTTACCTCCTTGTCATGCTTTTTTTCAGTTTTATGTAGCTGATGGAAAATTATCTTGTCAATTATACCAACGTAGTGCTGATATCTTTTTAGGAGTTCCATTCAACATTGCGTCATATGCATTATTCACACTAATGATCGCACAAGTTTGTGATTTACAACCAGGAGAATTCATTCATACTTTTGGCGATGCTCATATCTACAACAATCATTTTGAACAATTAGAATTACAACTAAGCCGTGAACCAAGACCATTACCTAAAATGATTTTGAACCCTGAAGTGAAAAACATCTTCGAATTTACCTTTGAAGATTTCACCTTAGTTGATTACGATCCGCATCCACATATTAAAGGAATTGTAGCGGTTTAA
- a CDS encoding TrmH family RNA methyltransferase, whose product MVSKNQIKLITSLVQKKYRKQHGLFIAEGVKVIDELLHSNFELDHIFMTKPIFFDVDEKKKTIVTDSELKKISALTTSNDSLAIFKIPKDKKIIKEGLIVALDDIRDPGNLGTIIRLCDWFGIEQLICSEQTVDLYNPKVVQATMGSISRVNVSYVNLKVTLEELNLPIYGTFMDGENIYKNNLKQSAVIVLGNEANGISSEIEKIATHKISIPRFGNLQVTESLNVATATAIVLSEFKRGT is encoded by the coding sequence ATGGTTAGTAAAAACCAAATAAAACTTATAACGAGTTTAGTTCAAAAAAAATATAGAAAACAACACGGTTTATTTATTGCTGAAGGAGTAAAGGTAATTGATGAGTTATTACATTCTAATTTTGAATTGGATCATATTTTTATGACTAAACCAATTTTTTTTGATGTTGATGAGAAAAAGAAAACCATAGTTACAGATTCTGAATTGAAAAAAATATCAGCGCTAACTACTTCAAATGATAGTCTTGCAATTTTTAAAATTCCAAAGGATAAAAAGATAATCAAAGAAGGATTAATTGTCGCCCTTGATGATATTAGAGATCCTGGAAACCTTGGTACAATAATTCGACTTTGCGATTGGTTTGGAATTGAGCAGTTAATATGCTCAGAACAAACAGTCGATTTGTATAATCCAAAAGTAGTGCAAGCTACAATGGGCTCAATATCTAGAGTGAATGTAAGTTATGTTAATCTAAAAGTGACTCTAGAAGAACTAAACTTACCAATTTACGGGACATTTATGGATGGCGAAAATATCTATAAGAACAATCTCAAGCAAAGTGCTGTGATTGTATTGGGAAATGAAGCTAATGGAATCTCATCTGAAATTGAAAAAATTGCAACTCACAAAATTTCTATTCCAAGATTTGGTAATCTTCAAGTAACTGAAAGCTTAAATGTTGCAACAGCTACTGCAATTGTATTAAGTGAATTTAAGCGAGGAACTTAA
- the accD gene encoding acetyl-CoA carboxylase, carboxyltransferase subunit beta, which translates to MAWFKRKEKGITTPTEDKMDVPKGLWYKSPTGKIVDSDELERNLWVSPEDEFHVRIGSAEYFKILFDNNEFTELDPNITSKDPLNFSDTKKYSDRLVDAMSKTKLKDAVRTAVGKSKGKDLVVCCMDFAFIGGSMGAVVGEKIARGIDYSIKNNIPFVMISKSGGARMMEAAYSLMQLAKTSAKLAQLAEAKIPYISLCTDPTTGGTTASYAMLGDINIAEPGALIGFAGPRVVKDTTGKDLPEGFQTSEFVLEHGFLDFITPRKELKDKINLYLDLILNQDVR; encoded by the coding sequence ATGGCTTGGTTTAAAAGAAAAGAAAAAGGGATTACAACTCCTACTGAAGATAAAATGGATGTACCTAAAGGATTATGGTACAAATCTCCTACTGGTAAAATTGTAGATTCTGATGAATTGGAAAGAAATCTTTGGGTGAGTCCAGAAGATGAATTTCACGTAAGAATTGGAAGTGCAGAGTATTTCAAAATTTTATTCGACAACAATGAATTCACAGAATTAGATCCTAACATTACTTCAAAAGATCCATTAAACTTTTCAGATACTAAAAAATACTCTGATCGTTTAGTAGATGCAATGAGCAAAACCAAGTTAAAAGACGCTGTACGTACTGCTGTTGGAAAATCTAAAGGGAAAGATTTAGTGGTTTGTTGTATGGATTTCGCTTTTATTGGTGGTTCTATGGGAGCTGTTGTAGGAGAAAAAATCGCTCGTGGTATTGATTATTCAATCAAAAACAATATTCCATTCGTTATGATTTCTAAATCGGGTGGAGCTCGTATGATGGAAGCTGCATATTCATTAATGCAGTTAGCTAAAACATCAGCTAAACTAGCGCAATTAGCAGAAGCAAAAATTCCTTACATCTCTTTATGTACTGATCCAACAACTGGAGGAACTACTGCTTCATATGCTATGCTAGGAGATATTAATATTGCAGAACCTGGGGCTTTGATTGGTTTTGCTGGTCCACGTGTTGTAAAAGATACTACTGGAAAAGATTTACCAGAAGGATTCCAAACATCTGAATTCGTATTAGAACATGGTTTCTTAGACTTTATAACTCCACGTAAAGAACTTAAAGATAAAATCAACTTATACCTTGATTTAATTTTAAATCAAGACGTTAGATAA
- the ubiE gene encoding bifunctional demethylmenaquinone methyltransferase/2-methoxy-6-polyprenyl-1,4-benzoquinol methylase UbiE, with the protein MSISTKPYKNSGLGKKEQVAKMFDNISDNYDNLNRVISFGVDVKWRKKILKMVSAKNPSTILDIATGTGDLAILLSNTTAQKIVGLDISAGMLEVGKQKIDQKNLSDRIEMVLGDSEKIPFEDNSFDAITVAFGIRNFENLELGLSEIVRVLKPNGIFVILETSVPEKFPFKQGYSFYTKYILPLIGKMFSKDKVAYKYLSDSASIFPYGKALNNILEKIGFIDVKHLPQTFGVATIYSATKK; encoded by the coding sequence ATGTCAATTAGCACAAAACCATACAAAAATTCCGGCTTAGGAAAGAAAGAACAGGTAGCAAAAATGTTTGATAATATATCAGACAATTACGACAATCTGAATCGAGTAATTTCATTTGGAGTTGATGTAAAGTGGCGTAAAAAGATTTTAAAAATGGTTTCGGCTAAAAACCCTTCTACTATATTAGATATAGCTACAGGAACTGGAGATTTAGCAATCTTATTATCAAACACAACTGCCCAAAAAATAGTTGGCCTAGATATTTCAGCAGGAATGCTTGAAGTAGGAAAACAAAAAATTGATCAAAAAAACCTATCTGATAGAATAGAAATGGTTTTAGGCGATTCTGAGAAAATTCCTTTTGAAGACAATTCATTTGATGCCATAACAGTAGCTTTTGGAATTAGAAACTTTGAAAATCTTGAATTAGGCTTATCTGAAATAGTAAGAGTATTAAAGCCAAATGGTATATTTGTTATTTTAGAAACTTCTGTCCCTGAAAAATTCCCTTTCAAACAAGGCTATAGCTTTTACACAAAATACATACTTCCACTTATTGGAAAAATGTTCTCAAAAGACAAAGTTGCATACAAATATTTATCTGATTCTGCATCAATTTTCCCATATGGCAAAGCCTTAAACAATATTTTAGAAAAAATTGGGTTTATAGATGTAAAACACCTTCCGCAAACATTTGGTGTGGCAACCATTTATAGTGCAACAAAAAAATAA
- a CDS encoding energy transducer TonB, with protein sequence MKKLLILAFIFATSHFFAQEEYVEHPKSPAIKENDSIIILSRISKEGSLISETTINKKKLKGFRTTYYKNKNKHFTEEFTISNLASKKILNLKIISAWDTDNVQTVIEGNGNYNYENKYYKNSGTYLNGLKTGIWKYSTENNWCTELYENGKLVSGSRRDKENKVTIYKEIETPPLFTKGEVHFKNYIIKNMINLNSNEMVLVGNMDLEFVVDIDGKITDVRILKKLDSITTDQITSLLKKYTFIKPGYQRGIPVRVKHHMPVSFDIR encoded by the coding sequence ATGAAAAAATTACTCATATTGGCATTTATCTTTGCCACATCACACTTCTTTGCTCAAGAAGAATATGTAGAACATCCAAAATCACCTGCGATTAAAGAAAATGACAGTATAATCATTTTAAGCAGGATTTCAAAAGAAGGCAGTCTAATTTCTGAAACTACCATAAATAAAAAAAAACTAAAAGGATTCAGAACAACCTATTATAAGAATAAAAACAAACACTTTACCGAAGAATTTACTATCTCCAACTTAGCTTCAAAAAAAATACTTAATCTTAAGATTATTAGTGCTTGGGATACAGATAATGTTCAGACAGTAATTGAGGGTAATGGTAATTATAACTATGAAAATAAATATTATAAAAACTCTGGTACTTATTTGAATGGTTTAAAAACTGGCATTTGGAAATATTCAACTGAAAATAACTGGTGCACTGAGCTATACGAAAACGGCAAACTTGTTAGCGGTAGTAGAAGAGATAAAGAAAATAAAGTTACGATTTACAAAGAAATTGAAACTCCTCCGTTATTTACAAAAGGAGAAGTTCATTTCAAAAACTATATAATTAAGAATATGATAAATTTAAATAGTAATGAAATGGTCTTGGTTGGAAACATGGATCTTGAATTTGTAGTAGACATTGACGGCAAAATAACTGATGTCAGAATACTAAAAAAATTAGACTCTATAACAACTGATCAAATCACGTCATTACTTAAAAAATATACTTTTATCAAACCAGGATATCAAAGAGGAATACCTGTAAGAGTAAAACATCATATGCCAGTATCTTTTGATATAAGATAA
- a CDS encoding BamA/TamA family outer membrane protein, whose translation MNNFSTKISIFIIIVALISACNVVKKVPTNKSLLTKNKLEINGKNINDENLTSLIVQQPNSSILGFKLRLHLYNLAKENTDSLFKAKYINNPKKYYHQSKWLSKKQVDRLGKSFWYSGIHTFLKKTGEPPVVLDTAKIKRSIKQLKAYHFNEGYFNTKTQYKVNYKNRFSEVDYKVTTGEPTFLDTVSRNIETPAIDSLYQLTQSKSLIKAGEQYKTLNFDTERARLTSYFKNHGVYYFQQENIDFVIDTTTKKAPVRINIYDREVKEGDSIKKKPHQIYRISEVNIYTIEKEAKNQKTFADSAITRRYNIYSNSKLRYRPRAITSAVFIQKDSLYSEEAKSLTLRSLSNLNIFYYPNIEYKEDSIGKLKVNIFLKSKDKFSFKANADFTHSNIQQFGISGSTSVSMRNIFRGAEILEIGLRGNIGSSKQFSNPEDSFFNVTEIGADLRLSFPRLFLPFKTTRIIPKRMFPTSYISAGFARQQNIGLDKENFTSIINYSWTPKKNTNFKFDLINVQYVKNVNVENYFNVYNSSYTRLNELAHIYNTIPLFYDEFGNLTKEAGGADGFMYSALNNQFPTLDPLGSDYRTIQGIKERKDRLTENNLIFASNLSYYRDSKTDFLDRQFYSFRGKVESAGNFLSLLSGVTKQKENPDGTKEIFGLQYSQYIKSEFEFIKHWDLKNNKIIAFRSFFGIAIPYGNSTSIPFSRSYFAGGTNDNRAWESYSLGPGSSGGLNDFNEANMKIALNAEYRFNFFGDLNGALFADCGNIWNVSDSETEETKIFSGLKSLESLALGSGIGFRYDFNFFLIRLDLGFKTYNPAQSESQKWFKEMRFDKSVLNIGINYPF comes from the coding sequence TTGAATAATTTCTCTACAAAAATATCAATATTTATCATAATTGTGGCACTTATTTCGGCATGTAATGTTGTAAAAAAAGTCCCTACTAATAAATCTCTTTTAACTAAAAACAAGTTAGAGATTAATGGCAAAAATATAAATGATGAGAACTTAACATCATTAATTGTTCAACAACCCAACTCATCAATTTTAGGTTTTAAACTAAGATTACACTTATACAATTTAGCAAAAGAGAACACAGACTCACTTTTTAAAGCTAAATACATTAATAATCCTAAAAAATATTATCATCAGTCAAAATGGTTATCAAAAAAACAGGTCGATCGTTTAGGAAAATCATTTTGGTATTCAGGCATTCATACTTTTCTAAAAAAAACTGGAGAACCTCCAGTAGTATTAGACACTGCCAAAATAAAAAGATCTATCAAACAGCTAAAAGCTTACCATTTTAATGAAGGTTATTTTAATACTAAAACACAATATAAAGTAAATTACAAAAATCGCTTTAGTGAAGTAGATTATAAAGTAACTACAGGGGAACCTACATTTTTAGACACTGTTTCAAGAAATATAGAAACACCAGCTATTGATTCACTTTACCAACTCACACAAAGCAAGTCATTAATAAAGGCTGGTGAGCAATACAAAACTTTAAATTTTGATACTGAACGTGCCCGTTTAACATCATATTTTAAAAATCATGGTGTTTATTATTTTCAACAAGAAAACATTGATTTTGTAATTGACACAACAACTAAAAAAGCTCCTGTAAGAATTAATATTTATGATAGAGAAGTAAAAGAAGGTGATTCAATTAAAAAGAAACCTCATCAAATATACCGAATCAGTGAAGTAAACATTTACACTATCGAGAAAGAAGCTAAAAACCAAAAGACATTTGCTGATAGTGCAATAACCCGAAGATACAATATTTACAGTAACAGCAAACTTCGATACAGACCAAGAGCTATCACAAGTGCAGTATTTATTCAAAAAGACAGTTTATATAGTGAAGAAGCAAAATCATTAACCTTACGATCATTAAGTAATTTGAATATTTTTTACTATCCAAACATAGAGTATAAAGAAGATTCTATTGGTAAGTTAAAAGTGAACATCTTTTTAAAATCTAAAGACAAATTTAGCTTTAAAGCTAATGCAGATTTTACACATTCGAACATTCAGCAATTTGGGATCTCTGGTAGTACATCTGTATCAATGAGAAACATATTTAGAGGAGCAGAAATATTAGAAATAGGATTACGTGGTAATATTGGTTCATCAAAACAATTCTCAAATCCAGAGGATAGCTTTTTTAATGTAACAGAAATAGGTGCCGATTTACGTTTATCATTCCCAAGACTATTTCTTCCTTTTAAAACTACAAGAATTATCCCAAAAAGAATGTTTCCAACCAGCTATATAAGTGCTGGTTTTGCAAGACAACAAAACATAGGACTTGATAAAGAAAACTTCACCTCCATAATAAATTACAGTTGGACTCCTAAAAAGAATACAAATTTTAAATTTGATTTAATCAATGTACAATATGTAAAAAATGTTAATGTAGAAAATTACTTTAATGTTTATAACTCATCATACACCAGACTAAACGAATTAGCACATATTTATAACACAATACCTTTGTTCTACGATGAATTTGGAAATTTAACAAAAGAAGCTGGTGGTGCTGATGGATTTATGTACAGCGCATTAAACAATCAATTTCCAACACTAGACCCTCTTGGTTCCGATTATAGAACAATACAAGGAATTAAAGAAAGAAAAGATCGTCTTACCGAAAACAACTTAATTTTCGCATCAAACCTTTCTTATTACAGAGATTCAAAAACCGATTTCTTGGACAGACAATTTTATAGTTTTAGAGGTAAAGTAGAATCCGCAGGAAATTTTCTTTCACTATTATCAGGCGTGACCAAACAAAAGGAAAATCCAGATGGTACAAAAGAAATCTTTGGTCTGCAATATTCACAATACATAAAATCTGAATTTGAATTCATAAAACACTGGGACTTAAAAAATAACAAAATAATTGCGTTTAGAAGTTTTTTTGGTATTGCAATTCCATACGGAAACTCTACATCTATACCCTTTTCTCGAAGCTATTTTGCAGGCGGAACAAATGACAACAGAGCTTGGGAATCATATAGCTTAGGACCAGGCAGTTCTGGAGGACTAAATGACTTTAATGAAGCTAATATGAAAATAGCATTAAACGCCGAGTATAGATTCAACTTTTTTGGAGATCTAAACGGAGCGCTTTTTGCAGATTGCGGAAATATCTGGAATGTTTCTGATAGCGAAACAGAAGAAACAAAAATTTTTAGTGGTTTGAAATCTCTTGAAAGTTTAGCATTAGGGTCTGGAATTGGTTTTAGATATGATTTTAATTTCTTTTTGATCCGATTAGATTTAGGTTTTAAAACCTATAACCCTGCCCAATCAGAAAGTCAAAAATGGTTTAAAGAAATGCGTTTTGATAAGTCAGTTTTAAATATTGGTATAAACTATCCTTTCTAA
- a CDS encoding bifunctional nuclease family protein codes for MSLVKLSIKGISYSQTQNGAYALILNEVDGDRKLPIVIGAFEAQSIAIALEKEIKPPRPLTHDLFKNFAERFDIVIKQVIIHKLVDGVFYSSMICERDKIEEIIDARTSDAIALALRFNAPIFTYKNILDKAGIYLKVNPETENLENLDDILSTPETFGLEDSDEPKSSYSTYSLSELHEMLEQAVQDEDYEKAAKIRDEISKRES; via the coding sequence ATGAGTTTAGTAAAATTATCCATCAAAGGCATATCATACAGTCAAACACAAAATGGCGCTTATGCATTAATTTTAAACGAGGTTGATGGTGACAGAAAATTACCAATTGTTATTGGCGCATTCGAAGCACAATCAATCGCGATCGCTTTAGAAAAAGAAATTAAACCTCCTCGCCCATTAACACATGATTTGTTCAAAAATTTTGCTGAGCGATTTGACATAGTCATCAAACAAGTGATTATCCACAAATTGGTTGATGGTGTTTTTTATTCAAGCATGATTTGTGAGCGCGATAAAATTGAAGAAATTATAGATGCAAGAACATCAGATGCTATTGCATTAGCACTTCGTTTCAACGCGCCTATTTTTACTTACAAAAATATTTTAGACAAAGCAGGCATTTACCTTAAAGTAAATCCTGAAACCGAAAATCTAGAAAATCTAGACGATATTCTTTCAACACCAGAAACTTTTGGACTTGAAGACAGTGACGAACCTAAAAGTTCTTACTCAACTTATAGCTTGTCTGAATTACACGAAATGCTCGAACAAGCCGTTCAGGATGAAGATTATGAAAAAGCAGCAAAAATAAGAGACGAAATTTCGAAAAGAGAATCATAA
- a CDS encoding porin family protein has product MSKRLFILVFLIASTITNAQVFSKSMFARKPIINLENFDKQRIHFGFYLGFNNYDFKIDKKYDDKDIIVDSQMGFNVGLISNLRLTEHFDLRFEPGLYYGQRNLHFQNISDPVDALREVKSTYIHFPLLLKFSAKRLGNIKPYLIGGVSTSLNLTSNADSPDDNSADRFRMLKNTSNYEMGVGIDLYFEYFKFSPSIRGVFGMKNELIPDADPNSPWTGNVASMSTRGVFLNFAFH; this is encoded by the coding sequence ATGAGCAAAAGACTCTTCATCCTAGTTTTTTTAATCGCCTCGACAATAACTAATGCACAGGTATTTAGCAAAAGTATGTTTGCCAGAAAACCTATTATAAACCTTGAAAACTTTGACAAACAACGTATTCATTTTGGTTTTTATTTAGGCTTTAATAACTACGATTTTAAAATTGACAAAAAATACGACGACAAAGACATTATAGTTGATAGTCAAATGGGATTTAACGTTGGTTTAATTTCAAATTTAAGATTGACTGAACATTTCGATTTACGTTTTGAACCAGGACTATATTATGGACAGAGAAATCTACATTTTCAAAACATATCAGATCCTGTTGACGCCTTAAGGGAAGTAAAATCAACTTATATCCATTTTCCTTTATTACTTAAGTTTTCAGCTAAGCGACTTGGAAATATTAAACCTTATTTAATAGGTGGTGTTTCAACTTCTTTAAACCTAACTAGTAATGCAGATTCACCAGATGACAACTCTGCAGATAGGTTTAGAATGCTTAAAAATACTAGCAACTATGAAATGGGTGTTGGTATCGATTTATATTTTGAATACTTCAAATTTTCTCCTTCGATAAGAGGTGTATTTGGAATGAAAAATGAGTTAATCCCTGATGCAGATCCTAACAGTCCTTGGACAGGAAATGTAGCTTCAATGTCAACTCGTGGAGTGTTTCTTAATTTTGCCTTCCACTAA
- a CDS encoding 2TM domain-containing protein codes for MDINQHELYEYARLRLKQKKRLYYHFVLFVLGSIFFVIANKLLGVFPESHWFLWAITIWSFIFILHFIRVFITDSFMNKNWERTQIDKLIAKQERKIEQLQKDLDQKEA; via the coding sequence ATGGATATAAATCAACACGAACTATACGAATATGCACGTTTGCGTTTAAAGCAAAAAAAACGCTTGTATTATCATTTTGTTCTTTTTGTTTTAGGAAGTATATTCTTTGTAATAGCAAACAAACTTCTTGGAGTTTTTCCTGAATCACATTGGTTTCTATGGGCAATTACTATTTGGAGTTTTATTTTTATACTACACTTCATACGTGTGTTTATAACCGATAGTTTTATGAACAAAAACTGGGAGCGAACACAAATAGACAAACTAATTGCAAAACAAGAACGCAAAATAGAGCAATTGCAAAAAGATTTAGATCAAAAAGAAGCATAA
- the fbaA gene encoding class II fructose-bisphosphate aldolase, whose product MAHNIKPGVATGDQVQEIFNYAKEKGFALPAVNVVGSSTINGVLETAAKLKAPVIIQFSNGGAQFNAGKGLSNEGQKSAILGAIAGAKHIHTLAEAYGATVILHTDHCAKNLLPWIDGLLDASEKHFAETGKPLYSSHMIDLSEEPIEENIHICKEYLARMSKMGMTLEIELGITGGEEDGVDNSDVDSSKLYTQPEEVAYAYEELMKISPRFTIAAAFGNVHGVYKPGNVKLTPKILKNSQDFVQNKYNTGNNPVDFVFHGGSGSTLEEIREAISYGVIKMNIDTDLQFAFTEGIRDYMTSKIDYLKTQIGSPDGADSPNKKHYDPRKWVREGEVTFNKRLEQAFADLNNINTL is encoded by the coding sequence ATGGCACACAATATAAAACCAGGAGTTGCTACTGGTGATCAAGTTCAAGAAATTTTTAATTACGCAAAAGAAAAAGGTTTTGCTTTACCTGCAGTAAACGTTGTAGGTTCAAGTACAATAAACGGAGTTCTTGAAACTGCTGCAAAACTAAAAGCACCTGTAATAATTCAATTCTCTAATGGAGGAGCACAATTTAATGCTGGTAAAGGCCTGTCTAACGAAGGACAAAAATCGGCTATTTTAGGAGCTATTGCTGGAGCAAAACACATACATACATTGGCAGAAGCTTATGGAGCAACTGTTATTTTACATACAGACCACTGTGCTAAAAATTTATTGCCTTGGATTGATGGCTTGTTAGATGCTTCTGAAAAACATTTTGCCGAAACTGGCAAACCATTATACTCTTCACACATGATTGATTTGTCTGAGGAACCTATCGAAGAAAACATTCATATCTGTAAAGAATACTTGGCTCGTATGAGTAAAATGGGTATGACTTTAGAAATAGAATTAGGAATTACTGGTGGTGAAGAAGATGGTGTTGACAACAGTGATGTAGATAGTTCAAAATTATATACACAACCAGAAGAAGTGGCTTACGCATATGAAGAGTTAATGAAAATTTCCCCTCGTTTTACAATTGCAGCTGCTTTTGGTAACGTACATGGAGTTTACAAACCTGGAAATGTAAAATTAACTCCAAAAATCCTTAAGAACTCTCAAGATTTTGTTCAAAACAAATATAATACAGGTAACAACCCTGTAGATTTCGTATTCCATGGCGGTTCAGGTTCTACACTTGAGGAAATCAGAGAAGCAATTTCATACGGTGTAATCAAAATGAACATTGATACTGATTTACAATTCGCATTCACCGAAGGCATTAGAGACTACATGACTTCTAAAATTGATTATTTAAAAACTCAAATTGGTAGCCCAGATGGTGCTGATTCTCCAAACAAAAAACACTATGACCCTAGAAAATGGGTTCGTGAAGGTGAAGTAACTTTCAACAAAAGATTAGAACAGGCTTTTGCCGATTTAAATAACATTAATACACTTTAA